The Streptomyces sp. P9-A4 genome contains a region encoding:
- a CDS encoding terpene synthase family protein yields MTVHAVEIPELWMPHPLRVNPCLPALREESETWARAMGMLGGEGGPPARRPIWTPAQFHAMTVDQLTAWTLPDASLAGLRLNHRFNIWALAWDDYFASAFKQTGDLPAARTFTTRLHAFLRPDSGARLPEPTNAVERGIADLQGQLFPPRLAHWRHEFNRALVRYVDAGVEELANSRGGRIPHLIEYAPFRRESFAAHTAPYSVELATGARIPEQIRRSRPVRALLDAFMDYMGLANDIASYEREVNEEHDVNNLVLVLGTSLGIPLHDAVPAALNLVNSRMRDFEHLRRTELPPVVERAGLDEAERAELDTWLRGACGFLSGIHAWYTGAPRYAPADVPAFQE; encoded by the coding sequence ATGACCGTGCACGCCGTCGAGATCCCCGAGTTGTGGATGCCCCATCCCCTGCGGGTGAACCCCTGCCTGCCGGCCCTGCGCGAGGAGAGCGAGACATGGGCACGCGCGATGGGCATGCTGGGCGGCGAAGGGGGGCCACCAGCCCGCCGGCCGATCTGGACCCCGGCCCAGTTCCACGCGATGACCGTCGACCAGCTCACCGCCTGGACCCTGCCGGACGCGTCACTCGCCGGCCTCCGCCTCAACCACCGGTTCAACATATGGGCGTTGGCCTGGGACGACTACTTCGCCTCCGCCTTCAAGCAGACCGGTGACCTCCCCGCCGCGCGCACGTTCACCACGCGCCTGCACGCCTTCCTGCGACCGGATTCCGGCGCCCGGCTGCCGGAGCCGACGAACGCCGTCGAGCGCGGGATCGCCGACCTCCAGGGGCAGCTCTTCCCGCCCCGACTCGCGCACTGGCGGCACGAGTTCAACCGGGCCCTGGTGAGGTACGTGGACGCCGGCGTCGAGGAACTCGCCAACAGCCGGGGCGGCCGGATCCCCCATCTGATCGAGTACGCGCCGTTCCGCCGGGAGAGCTTCGCCGCGCACACCGCCCCCTACTCCGTGGAACTGGCCACCGGCGCGCGCATACCCGAGCAGATACGGCGCAGCCGGCCCGTCCGCGCCCTTCTCGACGCCTTCATGGACTACATGGGGCTCGCCAACGACATCGCCTCCTACGAGCGCGAGGTCAACGAGGAGCACGACGTCAACAACCTCGTCCTGGTCCTCGGCACCTCCCTGGGCATCCCGCTCCACGACGCCGTCCCCGCCGCCCTGAACCTGGTGAACTCCCGGATGCGGGACTTCGAGCACCTCCGGCGGACCGAACTGCCGCCGGTCGTCGAGCGCGCCGGGCTCGACGAGGCCGAGCGGGCCGAGCTGGACACCTGGCTCCGGGGCGCGTGCGGCTTCCTGTCGGGAATCCACGCCTGGTACACCGGCGCCCCCCGGTACGCCCCCGCGGACGTCCCCGCCTTCCAGGAGTGA
- a CDS encoding cytochrome P450 gives MTVPPAEHTTALPGQTPPPGCPAHVATTGPGGASRLYGPAAETDPMGLYEELRAAHGPVAPVLLDGDVRAWLVLGYLENRDVASRPTQFSRDPRVWHGWTSGEIDPATSPLVPMIGWRPDCVCADGEEHQRLRGALTAGLDQFDHRGLRRHITRFAHELIDTFCEDGEAELVEQFTEHLPMLTLTHLLGMSDEAGPGLVHSARDLFKATETSLSSNTYVLESLEKLVATKRSRPGQDIASALLAHPAGLSDEEVQHHLRLILLAGYETTANLMSNVLRMVVTDPRFRGSLAGGQMTLPEAVEQVLWDEPPLMVCPGRWANGDTTLGGQEIKAGDMLLLGLAAGNVDEAIRPNPATPVHHNRAHLSFSAGNHECPGQDIGRIIADTGIDILLTRLPDIALSVPEESLSWRSTTWARHLTALPVQFVARAPQVHDHPAPLPPPPARTDTRRPSAPPRPQTEPARGTVSRDTWWTRVLRLLGRR, from the coding sequence ATGACCGTCCCACCCGCCGAACACACCACCGCGCTGCCCGGACAGACCCCGCCCCCGGGTTGCCCGGCCCATGTGGCCACCACAGGACCCGGCGGAGCGAGCCGGCTCTACGGCCCCGCCGCCGAGACGGACCCCATGGGCCTGTACGAGGAACTGCGCGCCGCGCACGGCCCGGTGGCGCCCGTCCTGCTCGACGGCGACGTACGCGCCTGGCTCGTCCTCGGCTACCTCGAGAACCGCGACGTGGCCAGCCGCCCCACCCAGTTCTCCCGCGACCCGCGCGTCTGGCACGGCTGGACGAGCGGGGAGATCGACCCGGCGACCTCGCCCCTGGTCCCGATGATCGGCTGGCGCCCCGACTGCGTGTGCGCCGACGGCGAGGAGCACCAGCGGCTGCGCGGCGCGCTCACCGCCGGCCTCGACCAGTTCGACCACCGGGGGCTGCGCCGCCACATCACCCGCTTCGCGCACGAACTGATCGACACGTTCTGCGAGGACGGCGAGGCGGAGCTCGTCGAACAGTTCACCGAGCACCTGCCCATGCTCACCCTCACCCATCTGCTCGGCATGTCGGACGAGGCGGGACCCGGGCTCGTGCACTCCGCCCGTGACCTCTTCAAGGCCACCGAGACCTCGCTCTCCAGCAACACGTATGTGCTGGAGAGCCTGGAGAAGCTCGTCGCCACCAAGCGGTCCCGCCCCGGGCAGGACATCGCTTCCGCGCTGCTCGCGCACCCCGCGGGCCTCTCCGACGAGGAGGTGCAGCACCACCTGCGCCTCATCCTGCTCGCCGGCTACGAGACGACCGCCAACCTGATGTCCAACGTCCTGCGCATGGTCGTCACCGACCCGCGGTTCCGCGGCTCCCTGGCAGGCGGTCAGATGACCCTGCCCGAGGCCGTGGAGCAGGTCCTCTGGGACGAGCCGCCGCTGATGGTGTGTCCGGGACGCTGGGCCAACGGCGACACCACCCTCGGCGGACAGGAGATCAAGGCGGGGGACATGCTCCTGCTCGGTCTCGCCGCCGGAAACGTCGACGAGGCGATCCGGCCGAACCCCGCGACCCCGGTCCACCACAACCGCGCGCACCTGTCGTTCAGCGCCGGCAACCACGAGTGCCCCGGTCAGGACATCGGCCGCATCATCGCCGACACCGGCATCGACATCCTCCTCACCCGGCTCCCCGACATCGCCCTGTCCGTGCCCGAGGAGAGCCTCAGCTGGCGCTCCACCACCTGGGCCCGGCACCTGACGGCGCTGCCCGTGCAGTTCGTCGCGCGCGCCCCCCAGGTGCACGACCACCCCGCCCCGCTGCCGCCGCCGCCCGCGCGGACCGACACGAGGCGACCGTCGGCGCCGCCGAGGCCGCAGACCGAGCCGGCCCGGGGCACCGTGTCCCGGGACACCTGGTGGACGCGCGTCCTGAGGCTGCTGGGGCGGCGGTAG
- a CDS encoding GTP-binding protein, which yields MDYASSDAPAVVGPRGTDMLLPYGARGVKVVIVGGFGVGKTTMVGAVSEIPPLTTEETMTQAGVGIDHNPGAQGKKTTTVALDFGRISINEELILYLFGTPGQERFWFLWNGIFEGALGAVVLVDTRRVEVCFEVVTRLEDRRVPFVVAVNSFPEAPQYPVEELRTALALSDSVPIVTCDARDRASCRDALLSLMVYLCTLAASQETA from the coding sequence ATGGACTACGCAAGCTCTGACGCGCCCGCCGTCGTCGGCCCGCGCGGCACCGACATGCTGCTGCCGTACGGCGCCCGGGGCGTCAAGGTCGTGATCGTCGGCGGCTTCGGAGTCGGCAAGACGACCATGGTCGGGGCGGTGAGCGAGATCCCGCCACTGACCACCGAGGAGACCATGACGCAGGCGGGCGTCGGGATCGACCACAACCCCGGCGCCCAGGGCAAGAAGACCACGACCGTCGCTCTCGACTTCGGACGGATCAGCATCAACGAGGAGCTGATCCTCTACCTGTTCGGGACCCCGGGACAGGAACGCTTCTGGTTCCTGTGGAACGGCATCTTCGAAGGCGCCCTCGGCGCCGTGGTGCTCGTCGACACCCGGCGGGTCGAGGTCTGCTTCGAGGTGGTCACCCGCCTGGAGGACCGCCGCGTCCCGTTCGTCGTGGCCGTCAACAGCTTCCCGGAAGCCCCGCAGTACCCCGTAGAAGAACTGCGCACCGCTCTGGCCCTCAGCGATTCCGTGCCCATCGTCACCTGTGACGCACGCGACCGGGCGTCCTGCCGGGACGCCCTGCTCTCGCTGATGGTCTACCTGTGCACCCTCGCAGCCTCCCAGGAGACCGCATGA
- a CDS encoding DUF742 domain-containing protein, whose protein sequence is MTPENRNPWEEGNPVPLYVITGGGFSADTFNLVTLIAARSTPDPAMQPEQAAILTMCTYPLSVAELSAYLSLPFSVVTVLLSQLVDEERVEAIAPVPVAAFPERGLLEAVIHGLRKL, encoded by the coding sequence GTGACACCAGAGAACCGGAACCCCTGGGAGGAAGGCAACCCCGTCCCCCTCTACGTCATCACCGGCGGGGGTTTCTCGGCCGACACCTTCAACCTGGTCACCCTCATCGCGGCGAGGTCCACACCGGACCCCGCGATGCAGCCCGAGCAGGCGGCCATCCTCACCATGTGCACGTACCCGCTGTCGGTGGCCGAGCTCTCGGCGTACCTCAGTCTTCCGTTCAGCGTGGTCACCGTGCTCCTGTCCCAACTCGTCGACGAGGAAAGGGTCGAGGCCATCGCGCCCGTGCCCGTCGCGGCGTTCCCCGAACGAGGCCTACTTGAGGCGGTGATCCATGGACTACGCAAGCTCTGA
- a CDS encoding roadblock/LC7 domain-containing protein translates to MQPLPNMDWMLKELVGSVPYVRHVVVLSSDGLCIGQANTEPDAADAIAAACSGIQSLARAIAQMFPEGNGTTRMVGIEADGGYFSLMAAGPGAYLAVLADQEVDAGLLGDRMRTLVVRIGQHMTSPPRDDVGQAM, encoded by the coding sequence ATGCAGCCACTGCCCAACATGGACTGGATGCTCAAGGAGCTCGTGGGCAGCGTCCCGTACGTGCGCCACGTGGTCGTCCTGTCGTCGGACGGGCTGTGCATCGGGCAGGCGAACACGGAGCCCGACGCCGCCGACGCCATCGCCGCCGCCTGCTCCGGGATCCAGAGCCTCGCGCGGGCCATCGCGCAGATGTTCCCGGAAGGCAACGGAACGACCCGGATGGTCGGGATCGAGGCCGACGGCGGGTACTTCTCCCTGATGGCGGCCGGTCCGGGGGCCTACCTCGCGGTCCTCGCCGACCAGGAGGTCGACGCCGGCCTCCTGGGAGACCGCATGCGGACCCTGGTGGTCCGGATCGGCCAGCACATGACCAGCCCGCCCCGGGATGACGTCGGGCAGGCGATGTGA
- a CDS encoding ATP-binding protein, translating into MSRARPPAPPRVWLLTPGVLAGALMAALLLSPAHIRTAVAWYGLGAIVLAIAASAETARRLRSADEARTTRAGVEEREYYAQREAALLGRLADQQAATVWLAEELLPAAVARLRRGAPASEVLRSAAFGSHLDEGFAEALRGALGSLLEAVEAEEHTRDASQRTLVAVARRVQAIVHQLAKDLHTMQIVHGNDLVVSRGLQDVDHRNALIGRLAASIAVLGDARPGRQWSKAIPLYDVLRGAMSRIVDYPRVKLTSVAEVAVVGPGSEPMIHLLAELLDNATTFSPPHTPVEVTASEVPSGIAIEIEDRGVGLTEEVRHRIERVMKQSMSGIQLASLGEVTQLGLPVVSRLAREHGCEVDLRTSAYGGVRAVVLVPRNLITTVPQPAMRRFPEPIRKRTVGGPVLPRVVPRVVPPVEASTESGEVRKTPNGLPQRRRESPVPTPVVVAGTTTPPASGGSSGTTRPPGLMWEAFNGDKRASAEPSTSPSEPSDEVE; encoded by the coding sequence ATGTCCAGAGCCCGCCCGCCCGCGCCTCCCCGGGTATGGCTCCTCACCCCCGGAGTGCTGGCCGGCGCCCTGATGGCCGCGCTGCTCCTCTCGCCTGCACACATACGGACCGCCGTGGCCTGGTACGGGCTGGGCGCGATCGTCCTGGCGATCGCCGCCTCGGCCGAGACCGCGCGCCGGCTCCGCTCCGCCGACGAGGCCCGCACCACCCGGGCGGGAGTCGAGGAGCGCGAGTACTACGCACAGCGCGAAGCGGCCCTGCTCGGGCGCCTCGCCGACCAGCAGGCCGCCACCGTGTGGCTCGCCGAGGAGCTGCTCCCTGCGGCCGTCGCCCGGCTCCGCAGGGGCGCCCCCGCCTCGGAGGTCCTGCGGTCCGCCGCCTTCGGCAGCCACCTCGACGAGGGGTTCGCCGAAGCGCTCAGGGGAGCCCTGGGGTCACTCCTGGAAGCGGTGGAGGCCGAGGAGCACACCCGTGACGCCTCCCAGCGGACCCTGGTCGCGGTCGCGCGCCGGGTCCAGGCGATCGTGCACCAGCTCGCCAAGGACCTGCACACCATGCAGATCGTCCACGGCAACGACCTCGTCGTCTCCAGGGGCCTCCAGGACGTCGACCACCGCAACGCCCTGATCGGGCGGCTCGCGGCCAGCATCGCCGTCCTCGGCGACGCCCGGCCCGGACGCCAGTGGTCGAAGGCGATCCCGCTCTACGACGTGCTGCGCGGGGCCATGTCCCGCATCGTGGACTACCCGCGCGTGAAGCTGACGTCGGTGGCCGAGGTGGCCGTGGTCGGCCCCGGCTCCGAGCCGATGATCCACCTCCTCGCCGAACTCCTCGACAACGCCACCACGTTCTCGCCTCCCCACACCCCGGTGGAGGTCACCGCGAGCGAGGTGCCCTCGGGCATCGCGATCGAGATCGAGGACCGCGGCGTCGGACTCACCGAAGAGGTCCGGCACCGCATCGAACGCGTCATGAAGCAGTCGATGTCGGGCATCCAGCTGGCCAGCCTCGGTGAGGTCACCCAGCTCGGCCTGCCGGTCGTCAGCCGGCTCGCCCGTGAGCACGGCTGCGAGGTCGACCTGCGCACCTCCGCCTACGGAGGCGTACGGGCCGTCGTCCTGGTGCCCAGGAATCTGATCACGACGGTGCCGCAGCCCGCCATGCGCCGTTTCCCGGAGCCGATCCGGAAGCGTACGGTCGGCGGTCCGGTCCTGCCGAGGGTGGTGCCGAGGGTGGTGCCGCCGGTGGAGGCCTCGACGGAATCCGGCGAGGTGAGGAAGACGCCCAACGGGCTCCCGCAGCGCCGCAGGGAGTCGCCCGTCCCGACGCCGGTCGTCGTCGCCGGGACGACGACCCCGCCCGCATCTGGGGGATCCTCCGGCACGACCCGCCCGCCGGGTCTGATGTGGGAGGCCTTCAACGGCGACAAGCGAGCGTCCGCCGAACCCTCCACTTCCCCCAGCGAACCGTCAGATGAGGTTGAGTAA
- a CDS encoding Cmx/CmrA family chloramphenicol efflux MFS transporter translates to MPFAVYVLGLAVFAQGTSEFMLSGLVHDMAADFGVSLQAVGSLTSAFALGMVVGAPLVAVLSLRLPRRRALLAFLVTFLLAHVVGALTHSFDVLFVTRVAAALANAGFLAVGLSTAAAMAGPGAKGRATSVLLSGVTLACVAGVPLGALAGEFWGWRSAFWGVALISAPAVLAILWSVPVTPADPGAPGVRRELRALRGPRLILTLVLGALVNGATFCSFTYLTPVITGVTGLGAGWVPAALALFGTGSFLGVNLAGRLADTRSGRVLAVGGAALTAGWLVLALTAGNPVVALALVFVQGALSFGVGSTLITQALYGASGAPTLSGGFATAALNVGAVAGPVLGGLALGAGLGLRAPLVVSAVLVATALLVGGVGRVTLGREGASVRSGAVESGWANVQM, encoded by the coding sequence ATGCCCTTCGCCGTCTACGTTCTCGGGCTCGCGGTCTTCGCCCAGGGAACGTCGGAATTCATGCTGTCCGGTCTCGTGCACGACATGGCCGCCGACTTCGGTGTGTCCCTCCAAGCCGTCGGCTCGCTCACCTCCGCCTTCGCCCTCGGCATGGTCGTGGGCGCGCCGCTCGTCGCCGTGCTCAGCCTGCGCCTGCCCCGCCGCCGGGCGCTGCTGGCCTTCCTCGTCACCTTCCTCCTCGCCCACGTCGTGGGCGCCCTCACCCACAGCTTCGACGTCCTCTTCGTCACACGGGTGGCCGCCGCCCTGGCCAACGCCGGCTTCCTCGCCGTCGGCCTCTCGACCGCCGCCGCCATGGCGGGACCGGGGGCCAAGGGCCGGGCGACCTCGGTCCTGCTGAGCGGTGTGACCCTGGCGTGCGTCGCCGGTGTCCCGCTCGGCGCCCTGGCCGGCGAGTTCTGGGGCTGGCGCTCCGCCTTCTGGGGCGTCGCGCTGATCTCCGCGCCCGCCGTCCTCGCGATCCTGTGGTCCGTGCCCGTGACGCCCGCCGACCCCGGGGCGCCCGGTGTGCGCCGTGAACTGCGGGCGTTGCGCGGCCCCCGGCTGATCCTGACGCTCGTGCTCGGAGCGCTGGTGAACGGCGCGACGTTCTGCTCGTTCACGTACCTCACCCCCGTCATCACCGGTGTGACGGGACTGGGCGCCGGGTGGGTGCCCGCCGCGCTGGCGCTGTTCGGCACCGGATCCTTCCTCGGCGTCAACCTGGCCGGCCGGCTGGCGGACACCCGGTCCGGCCGGGTCCTCGCGGTCGGTGGCGCGGCGCTGACGGCGGGCTGGCTGGTCCTCGCCCTCACGGCCGGCAACCCGGTCGTGGCCCTCGCCCTCGTCTTCGTCCAGGGTGCGCTGTCCTTCGGGGTCGGCTCCACCCTGATCACCCAGGCGCTCTACGGGGCCTCCGGGGCGCCCACCCTGTCCGGCGGCTTCGCCACCGCCGCGCTGAACGTCGGTGCGGTGGCCGGCCCCGTCCTGGGCGGCCTCGCCCTCGGCGCCGGACTCGGCCTCCGCGCGCCGCTGGTCGTGAGTGCCGTCCTCGTGGCCACCGCCCTCCTCGTCGGCGGCGTGGGCCGCGTAACCCTTGGGAGGGAAGGCGCGTCCGTGCGTTCGGGAGCCGTGGAGTCGGGGTGGGCCAACGTCCAAATGTGA
- a CDS encoding cytochrome P450, with translation MTKAVAFPQSRTCPYHPPAEYPRPAEERPLSRVTLWDGRQVWLVTGHGAARSLLADPRLSTDSTRPDFPMPTERAGTLRRRRRAALLGWDDPEHNAQRRLLIPSFTLKRTEGLRPRIQETVDRLLDAVEAQGPPTELVSAFALPVPSIVICDLLGVPYEDHDFFEEQSRRLLRGPTGADTEDALAQLEEYLGALIDLKRAKPGDGVIDDLVAQGSGDGGPDRQELVQLATILLVAGHETTANMISLGTFTLLNHPERLAELRADPSLVPSAVEELLRFLSIADGLLRVAREDIDVSGTVIRAGEGVAFSTSVINRDAAAYGDPDTLDWARPARHHVAFGFGIHQCLGQNLARAELEIALGTLLRRLPGLRLDAPAEEIPFKPGDTVQGMLALPVSW, from the coding sequence ATGACGAAAGCCGTTGCGTTCCCGCAGTCCCGGACCTGCCCCTACCACCCCCCGGCCGAGTACCCCCGGCCCGCCGAGGAACGCCCGCTGTCGCGGGTGACGCTCTGGGACGGGCGGCAGGTGTGGCTGGTCACCGGGCACGGAGCCGCCCGCTCGCTCCTCGCGGACCCGCGCCTGTCCACCGACTCCACCCGGCCCGACTTCCCGATGCCGACCGAGCGCGCCGGGACGCTGCGGCGCCGCCGCCGCGCGGCGCTGCTCGGCTGGGACGACCCCGAGCACAACGCCCAGCGCCGGCTGCTCATCCCGAGCTTCACCCTCAAGCGCACGGAAGGCCTGCGGCCCCGCATCCAGGAGACCGTGGACCGGCTGCTGGACGCCGTGGAGGCCCAGGGGCCGCCCACCGAGCTGGTGAGCGCCTTCGCCCTCCCGGTGCCTTCGATCGTCATCTGCGACCTGCTCGGAGTGCCGTACGAGGACCACGACTTCTTCGAGGAGCAGTCGCGGCGGCTGCTGCGCGGGCCGACGGGCGCGGACACCGAGGACGCCCTGGCCCAGCTGGAGGAGTACCTCGGCGCCCTGATCGACCTCAAGCGGGCGAAGCCGGGCGACGGCGTCATCGACGACCTCGTGGCCCAGGGCTCCGGGGACGGCGGCCCCGACCGCCAGGAGCTGGTGCAGCTCGCCACCATCCTGCTGGTCGCCGGGCACGAGACCACGGCGAACATGATCTCCCTCGGTACGTTCACACTGCTGAACCATCCGGAGCGGCTGGCGGAGCTGCGGGCCGATCCCTCTCTCGTCCCCTCCGCCGTCGAGGAGTTGCTGCGGTTCCTGTCGATCGCCGACGGACTCCTGCGGGTCGCGCGCGAGGACATCGACGTCTCAGGGACGGTCATCCGCGCGGGCGAGGGCGTGGCGTTCTCGACCTCGGTCATCAACCGGGACGCCGCCGCCTACGGCGATCCGGACACCCTCGACTGGGCGCGCCCGGCCCGCCACCACGTGGCCTTCGGCTTCGGCATCCACCAGTGCCTCGGCCAGAACCTGGCCCGTGCCGAGCTGGAGATCGCGCTCGGGACGCTGCTGCGCCGGCTGCCGGGGCTGCGTCTCGACGCACCCGCCGAGGAGATCCCGTTCAAGCCGGGCGACACCGTCCAGGGGATGCTCGCGCTTCCCGTCAGCTGGTGA
- a CDS encoding ferredoxin yields MRVTIDGDLCIGAGQCALTSPGFFTQDDDGFGMVVPDREDGGAGTGSDSDDTLLDEAARACPVQAITIHDPADGPGTA; encoded by the coding sequence ATGCGCGTCACGATCGACGGAGACCTCTGTATCGGTGCCGGTCAGTGCGCCCTGACCTCGCCGGGCTTCTTCACCCAGGACGACGACGGCTTCGGGATGGTCGTCCCGGACCGGGAGGACGGCGGCGCCGGGACCGGGTCCGACAGCGACGACACGCTGCTGGACGAGGCCGCCCGCGCCTGCCCCGTACAGGCGATCACGATCCACGATCCGGCCGACGGTCCCGGGACCGCCTGA
- a CDS encoding ATP-binding protein, translating to MSASPTPFRPALIALSLTAAAGGAVAAAAATAAPDGVRTALAWFAACGVLLLSAAAFAVTWYGRTSRTLSRRVETLSAELASRETYAAQSRASAARENATLKERYEERASAAEAAHAARTEELVSSHTARTAALARERAADVQRLETRLRRAESGRSAAMAASANAAGRMQALATSMLADLREMEHRHADEDVLTDLLHLDHRTAQAGRLADSVAVLTGARSGRRWARPIGMESILRGAMGRIGGYQRVRLHSSSDAAVAGHAAEGVMHALAELMDNAANFSPPTAEVHIYVEEVPAGIMIAVEDSGLVMSDVQLRRAEAAVGSEAQDLAGLSGTRLGLAVVGRLARKHGLTVSFRPSARGGTGALLMLPQELISRTPMEAQAAPTPPPAPLAGRGVSVPAQASGEAPDRTAAPAPAVTPAPEPETVHDSAAEGTGEHPRFGESGLPRRRRGRALAAAHPEGPDAAAKPRTASPRTGAAAGAATRFGSFRQAVRAASQPESPQQESPQPDSAPLETSRPDATEPDATDPRPTPNSPSPEGTPQ from the coding sequence ATGTCGGCGTCACCCACCCCTTTCCGCCCTGCCCTGATCGCCTTGTCGCTGACAGCCGCAGCGGGTGGCGCGGTCGCCGCCGCCGCGGCCACCGCGGCACCGGACGGCGTCCGCACCGCGCTCGCCTGGTTCGCCGCCTGCGGCGTCCTTCTGCTCTCCGCGGCGGCCTTCGCCGTCACCTGGTACGGCCGCACTTCACGCACGCTGAGCCGGCGGGTCGAGACCCTGTCCGCCGAGCTCGCCTCGCGAGAGACGTACGCCGCCCAGTCCCGGGCGTCCGCCGCGCGCGAGAACGCCACCCTCAAGGAGCGGTACGAGGAGCGGGCCTCGGCGGCCGAGGCCGCCCACGCGGCCCGTACCGAGGAACTCGTCAGCTCCCACACCGCCAGGACGGCGGCGCTCGCCCGCGAGCGGGCCGCCGACGTCCAGCGGCTCGAAACCCGGCTGCGCCGTGCCGAATCCGGCCGTTCCGCCGCCATGGCCGCCTCGGCCAACGCCGCCGGCCGTATGCAGGCCCTCGCCACCAGCATGCTGGCGGACCTGCGCGAGATGGAGCACCGGCACGCGGACGAGGACGTCCTCACCGACCTCCTCCACCTCGACCACCGCACCGCCCAGGCCGGCCGGCTCGCCGACTCCGTCGCCGTGCTGACCGGAGCCCGCTCCGGCCGCCGCTGGGCCCGCCCGATCGGCATGGAGTCGATCCTGCGCGGCGCCATGGGCCGGATCGGCGGCTACCAGCGGGTGCGGCTGCACTCCAGCAGCGACGCGGCCGTCGCCGGACACGCGGCCGAGGGCGTCATGCACGCCCTGGCCGAACTCATGGACAACGCCGCCAACTTCTCGCCGCCCACCGCCGAGGTCCACATCTACGTGGAAGAGGTCCCGGCCGGCATCATGATCGCCGTCGAGGACAGCGGTCTGGTGATGAGCGACGTACAGCTGCGGCGCGCGGAGGCCGCCGTGGGCTCGGAGGCTCAGGATCTGGCCGGCCTGTCCGGAACCCGACTGGGTCTGGCGGTCGTCGGCCGGCTGGCCCGCAAGCACGGCCTGACCGTGTCGTTCCGCCCCTCGGCACGCGGCGGCACCGGCGCCCTGCTGATGCTGCCCCAGGAACTGATCAGCCGTACGCCGATGGAAGCGCAGGCCGCGCCGACACCCCCGCCGGCTCCCCTCGCGGGCCGTGGGGTGTCCGTGCCCGCGCAGGCCTCCGGCGAGGCACCGGACCGGACCGCCGCCCCCGCGCCGGCCGTCACTCCGGCTCCCGAGCCCGAGACCGTGCACGACAGCGCGGCCGAAGGCACCGGCGAGCACCCTCGGTTCGGTGAGAGCGGTCTGCCGCGCCGCCGTCGTGGCCGGGCCTTGGCCGCCGCGCACCCCGAGGGGCCCGACGCCGCCGCCAAGCCCCGTACGGCGAGCCCGCGCACCGGCGCCGCGGCCGGGGCGGCGACCCGCTTCGGCAGCTTCCGCCAGGCCGTCCGCGCGGCCTCCCAGCCGGAGTCCCCGCAGCAGGAGTCCCCGCAGCCGGACTCCGCCCCGCTGGAGACCTCGCGGCCGGACGCGACCGAGCCGGACGCGACCGACCCCCGTCCCACCCCGAACTCCCCGTCCCCGGAAGGCACCCCGCAATGA
- a CDS encoding roadblock/LC7 domain-containing protein, protein MTGTTTDEKLSWLLEGLLERTPGTRHALVLSRDGLKLCRTAGLSVDQADQLAAIAAGIQSLSHGASVEFGDGTGGVRSAMAEFYGGILFIVEAGEGAHLALVADEDADAGLVGHNMSELVEQLGEHLVARPRG, encoded by the coding sequence ATGACCGGCACCACCACCGACGAGAAGCTCAGCTGGCTCCTGGAGGGCCTTCTGGAACGCACCCCGGGCACCCGTCATGCCCTGGTGCTCTCCCGCGACGGCCTCAAGCTCTGCCGTACCGCCGGGCTCTCCGTCGACCAGGCGGACCAGCTCGCGGCCATCGCCGCGGGCATCCAGAGCCTCTCGCACGGCGCCTCCGTGGAGTTCGGTGACGGCACGGGCGGGGTCCGCTCGGCGATGGCCGAGTTCTACGGCGGCATCCTCTTCATCGTGGAGGCCGGCGAGGGCGCCCACCTCGCGCTCGTCGCCGACGAGGACGCCGACGCCGGGCTCGTCGGCCACAACATGTCGGAGCTGGTCGAGCAGTTGGGCGAGCACCTGGTAGCGAGGCCCCGGGGATGA
- a CDS encoding DUF742 domain-containing protein, translating into MSRGRPGRDDSPDRLYTLTGGRSRAGSDAFDLVTLIVSESDPVPGMQSEHATILRMCQFPTAVVEVAAELGLPVSITRILLADLHDTGRIHVRHPRSSYRLPDHDILEQVLVGLRNL; encoded by the coding sequence ATGAGTCGCGGCAGGCCGGGACGGGACGACTCCCCCGACCGGCTCTACACCCTCACCGGCGGTCGCAGCCGCGCCGGTTCCGACGCCTTCGACCTGGTGACGCTCATCGTCTCCGAGAGCGACCCGGTTCCCGGTATGCAGTCCGAGCACGCCACGATCCTCCGGATGTGCCAGTTCCCCACAGCGGTGGTGGAAGTCGCCGCCGAACTCGGCCTGCCCGTGTCGATCACCCGGATCCTCCTGGCAGACCTGCACGACACAGGCCGGATCCACGTGCGGCATCCCCGCTCGTCGTACCGCCTTCCCGATCACGACATCCTGGAGCAGGTGCTCGTTGGACTCCGTAATCTCTGA